DNA sequence from the Malus sylvestris chromosome 10, drMalSylv7.2, whole genome shotgun sequence genome:
AGGGTGATCGGATTACATTTAGTGGTCAGGTAAAGAATTACCAAAACACAGTGTCTCAAGTGGTAAACTTACTAGGTGATGAGGACCAAGCTGCAAATTATCTGAGCAAATGCATATACTCAGTTGGATTAGGCAGCAACGATTACCTTAACAACTATTTTATGCCCCAGTTTTACTCCACCGGCAACCAATTTACCCCGGAGGAATATGCTGATTCGCTCATTCACGATTACGGTCAACAGCTGACGGTTAGTCTTTTTCCCCTTCCGTGCATTTTTTGTGCATTTAGGTTCATCAAGACCAATGTTATTTTATGGTTATGAAATTATATTGTTAATACAGAAGCTGCAGCATTATTCCGTCAAACAATCGAATATATTATGTTGTCTGACAATTTGATAAAAGAACATTTCTTATAAGATCGTAACACTCCCTTAGATAGATCTCAGGCTAGCTAAAAGTTATCTCGTATAAACTATGATAATAGCTAGCACAAATATAACACAAAATGAGAATGCGCCTTAAGTTATGGTCATGTGTTACTCgttatatataatatgtatagATTTTGGTAATTTGCATATaacataaatataatatatgtatatatatatatatgtatatgtatatgtatatgtacatacatacatatatatgtgagTGTAACTATATTATGAAGTTTAATTAGGTGGTTTCCTTTAAAACCAGTAGATTGTAATTATTTAATGTTGATTGATGTGTGCTGTATAGATTTTGTACAATTATGGAGCAAGGAAGGTTGTGTTGTTTGGAATTGGTCAAATAGGTTGCAGTCCAAATGAATTGGCACAAAATAGCCCAGATGGTTCCTCATGCGTGCAAAAAATAAACTCTGcaaaccaaattttcaatagCAAGCTCAAGGCACTTGCCAATGAATTCAACACTAATCTAGCAGATGCAAGATTTATCTTCGTAGACTCTTATGGCATTTTCCAGGACATAATAAGCAACCCTGCACAATATGGTAATTACAAAGGGAAATTTTCAAAAACCCTCTGTTGTTCATCTTGAAAAtacaaccctttttttttctgttgcGACATAACCCGATTTTCTTCTGTTTGTTGATTCGGTTAAGATTAACGAATTAGCAATCACGCAATCACCAATTGCCTGATGAAGTAGGTAAAACTGAAAATTCTTGCTCTTGGTTACGtgattgcttttcaattaatTTTAACATAATCGACTAGTAAAGAAGCAAAATCAAGGTAAAAAGGTCGAAacatttcttttgtattttcaaGATAATTTTTTAGAGTGGTTCATGAAGTCTGCCCTAATTATTGATTAAAACTCACTaggatttttttctttcttttttgtgtgtttctGGTGTGTTTTATTTCAGGATTTAGAGTTACAAACGCAGGGTGCTGTGGGGTAGGGAGGAACAATGGCCAAATTACATGTCTTCCTTTCCAAACTCCATGCCAAAATAGGGATGAGTATCTATTTTGGGATGCATTTCATCCAACTGAGGCTGGCAATGCTGTTATAGCAAGGAGAGCATACAGCGCCGTTCAGGCCTCGGACGCTTACCCTGTCGATATACGCCGGCTTGCCCTTCTTTAATCATCATCGTCGTCGTCATCATCCACATAATCATTGATTTATGGCTGCAGTGGCATATAATCATGCTTGCATGATTGCATCATATCATAAAAAAAGTAGCAGCTATATAATACGTCGTGCTTTCTTGTACGTCATGGTTTTCTATGTTGCAGTTAATCATCTTTGGTTTTTAGAATTTTGAAATGTTCATCGAACTTTGATCTTCTTCTTGTGGACTACTGAAAGGATTAAATTAATACGAAATTGAGTTTGTTTGGTTTactttagagaaaaaaaagaagctcCATGAGTGGTCTCGCCGACCTCGTTTCAATTTCAATTGTTTTCCCCAGTGCCCGACATTCCTTGTAAACTTTACAGTTACAGACATGTTAAATAGGTGAATAGCATTATATCTCCCCACATTTGGTGTCATCATATATGTCGGCTGCATTAGTGCATTTATTACTAATGTGGCATGTCAATGACTCGATGACTCGATATTGTTGGCCTGTGATCTTCATTttgctttgtgttttttttttttttcaaactaaatTTCTAAAATTCTATCAAATAACCTTGTTAAATGTTTGCTTTACAAATTTTGTTGGCTTGTGATCTTCATTTTGCTTTACAAGTTTTTTTCATAGAGTAAAAACTTTGGATAAGGAAGCCCTTGTTATGAATGTACTTTCCttgtcccaaaaaaaaatgtctatcttttctttttccggTTTCTATTTGCACACCactcttatttttatttacaccacaacttttaatttaaattttctttctaTACATGTCCACCAACATTATGCCCTCATTATGCTTCCTCTAATCTGTGTATATATCTTGAAAGGAAAACGATAGCTTTATATAACTAACCCAACGAGAGTACAAATCTTGGTTGAGAAACTACCTAATAACATCCGGGGATTCCTCAAACCAAACTACTAAATCACGACTATATTTGTTCTGAGAAATCTTCTATTCAACCATATTTGTGTTTCACTAGTTGAAATATTTGTGTTTCACTAGTTGAAATATAATAAGGCTAATGTTGCAAATTACAATagcttttgaaaacaaaaattgaataaaacccCAAGTTTTTCTCCAACTAATCccttttcctatttttttttttccaatgttTTCGTTAATAACTGCGCATGCCTCACATGCATAACATTTACGAAATTGCTAATTAATATGtgattataatttataacaATATCCAAcataagaaaaaacaaaacgaTGCATCTAGAATATTTCATAGGAACAGAATAATACTAGCAATACAAAAGGATGAAGCATTGTAGGTTAAACCCAACCTAAAGGAACAGTCGATGGTAGGGAGTGTGAGGACAACAGTATATGGCTAGGGTTTTGGAGCGTGTGGCCAATACAGGAACATGTGGCAATGTCATCAGTCGACTCATCCCCCTCTCTCCTCTCGTTCCACACAGAAAGAAAGAGCACAGAACCCCAACCCGACCTGTAGGTCCGCTAAAGTAAAGCGAGGAGTTGAGCCCGAACTGCAAATAAAACTAAGAAGCATATATATGAAGCCACCTAAGAAGCATATATATGAAGCCACCCAAAACGCCAGCCAGAGTTGCTAGCTTAATAGGAGGCTAGGAGCCAAAACTTCCCGCCTTTTACTTGTGACTACTCATAGATCTTGCATTGCATTGCAAGTATGGGCAGTAGCTGAAAAGGGTAGCTGTAAGATATGTAAGATTTGTAGGGTAGCTGTAAGATATGTATCCCTCCAAAGATAGGTCGTAGGGCATGATTCATTTAGAGATTGTTGTCCTGTGGCAATTTGGCCGTATATATATGATCTGCAGGCAATGTGACAAACGTGATTATTACTATATATAATcacatctctttctttttctctaagAACCACATATATTTGGTTGAATAAATATACatgcatatttatatatatattacagaTGCACAGTAACTCTGTAACTGGAAGGTGAGGTACTCGTGGCGATTAAAGTATCGAAATGATCGATGGACCAACTATTTGAGCCACTTTTTGTTaggaatacacacacacacatgtatatatGGACGCGAACAAAATTCACGGCATCCCGAAATCAACACATTGCAAGAGTgggaaattttcatttttttggttaaacaCTTTGCCTCAGTATCTCATGAATGAAAatgctttttagctaaaatggttcTTTGGTATTGCTATAAACATGTACTTTGATTCCTGacaatgaaaattaatataGGTGGTCTTTAAGTTTGTTCATtgtaaattattttggtcattccgtaaaaaatctatcaatattcttGTTAAGTGAAgttggtttgacaaaaatagcTTAACAAAGTGGTCACATGGTTGTTAACATGACAATTTAACGAAGCtattaacatatttttttacGGAATAACTAAAATGATTTACGGTGAACACATTCAAATaccacttttattaattttcattgttAGAAACTAATGTAGAAAGGAAATGTTACAAGATTTATACTATTAAAACATTAATGAGATATATGGGAGTGCATGATGACTTaacaaaacataaaatgaaGTGGTATTTTTTACTAATATTTGGGAAGTGGGgggaattgaacaacaatttctGCCAACAGATTTAGTACTATTAACTATTTGAGTTACAAGTATTTAGAGAAATGTAGTAGTTTTGGATataagcaaaataaaaaatgaaactgGTTAGGTGTTTAATGGCCGAACCATGCCAATCTCTTTATATTTTCATAATTCTTATTTCTCATCATTCTTATTTTCATAATTCTTATTTCTTTTAACTTCTATTATAGAGATGGAAATTTAAACTCATGGTTAGATATGCTCCTTATCACGAAATTTAGATAAGACATTAATACAACAAATGTTTGATGTCTCTTTTCTTCACCCAATTACCATATGAAGATTGCAGAGATGGATTTTTAGTTCTCCTTGTCATTGAAATCAAAATCAATTAAGCATCTATTGAGCCAGTCAGGGATCAAATTTAGTACAATTTTTGGAGTTTCACTGTTGCACAGTCACATAATATTACTATTCCACTTAATATAATACGAGTGACAAATAAAATCAACATATAAATAACTAAGACGTAACATTAGTGAACAAAGTATCACATGCTCTTCATACATTTTTGGGGtctaaagaaagaagaaaacaggtaagaaaaaagaaaaacatatatagcacagaaatttccaaaaaaaaaaaaacatatatagcaCAGAAAATATGaggcaaacaaaaacaaacgtCCCACCACAGCCAAAGGCTATAAAATGCATGTGAGCTATGAGATATTGACATATCCAGTCCGTGCTTCTGAACACACTATTCGGTCTACACTTACCAGCCATGCGTAGGCCATGGATTAATTTGTTAGGTAGTGGGTAATCGTACAGATTAATGTGTACGTACGTGAGATTGTTCATCCTTTTGATTTTTACATGCCGACATGATGAGGAGGTACAGAAATCTCGGAGATTttgaatattatttattttacttttgagtatttatcacaaatgatttttttttaaataatatattttgttagatTGGATATTAGATTAGCTAATAATAAGATTTGAACTTATATAATCATGTAAAGACTCGACATTTTTCTACCACTGTGATAAAAGACCATTTGCATCACAAATGGTGTTTTATCTTTTACTAATTTATCAAATTGATCTTTTATATTTCAAAGTCATCAAATTTATGTATTGTCTTACTCATTAATGTAGTCCTTATCGTCATATTTCGTACTTTTTCTTGTGCCTTTGGTCATCCTTTTTCTTGGCGACCTTTTGTGAAGAAAATTATATCCATATATATCAAGGATTTTATTCTTTTGCGTGATCTTATTTGAAAATACAAGATTGACACACGATCTCTAATATAAGTAGAGTTCACATGTAATTGTAGAATTCACATTTATTAAAGAGtgtaaataaacatgttaaatGCGTCcaaataattttatattttttttcacccaaagtgTGCTTGCCAAACTTGGCCTTGGTTTCATCATAAGTTTCATTTTCTACCTTTAAATAGCCACTCTAGCTTTCAACTTTTTGCCTCATTCTCTtctatttaaaatattattctaaattttggttttttgtattttctgtTCTTGATATGGCTGGTGGCACGAAACTATTGGCTGTGGTGATTGCTCTATCTTGGCTATCGAACATGCAGCAACTCGTTCAGGGAAAGCCACAAGTGCCTTGTTTTTTCATATTTGGAGACTCAGTAGCTGATCCTGGCAACAACAACAAGCTTCCCACATTGGCTAAAGTCAACTACAAGCCATATGGTATTGACTTCCCGGCTGGCCCAACAGGAAGGTTCTGCAATGGCCGAAACATCGTTGATTTTCTTGGTATGCGCCTCTTCTCCaccttcattttcttctttaaatTGCTTCCTTACGTACAATCACAGAAACTATATATGGTAAATTACTTTGGATAGTTAAGATGGTTTGGAACTAAAAGTTTCAAAatatcgaaaaaaaaattagcgtGGTTTTTCTACATTGTAGTTTATATTTTGGGATCCTTTTGTGTTCAGCAAACATTGTAAGCTATatacattgtttttttttacagcTTAAAATTGTGTGTTTAGAAGTTgtttaaagggaactttaacgaaaagctccggtactgttcactttaacgaaaaaccacatttttacactaaaaagtcaatcctggtactattcactttactctttattttgtccttatcattaaaactcaaagttttcaagcccttttcattagttttcctttgtttaaATGGTATCAGAGTCTTATTTTGATATTGAATTCGATTCTCGTTCCTCACTTCTTTGTTGGTTTTAGACGGTATAGCGTGGCGCTACACCATTGGCTAATgtgtttttctctctctctctgttggtTTGCCTCTCTATATGCAGAATGAATCTGCACTTGAGAGGGTGTAAGCTCGATATACTTGGTTGTCCATTCTCTGACAGCTTAAGCTTCTGATTACAGCTGAACTTCTGGGATTTGAAAACTACATTCCAGCATTTGCTTCTGCTAATGGCACGGAAATACTCCAAGGAGTGAACTATGCATCTGGTGCAGCAGGAATTAGAAAAGAAAGTGGAAAGCAGCTGGTATACTTATGACTCGTttagatgtgcttttaaaataactgaaagcgcttttagagaaaatatttttgggttccaaaaggacttaaaagtgctttttgcaagaagcaccaATTATGTACTTCTTCGAGGAAGCACTTTATGTGCTTTTTCAGTatttatttgcatttttactaaggattaattttaaaaactttttcaccaaaaactctttcattaattttaaaaacacatccaaacgagctatTAATCACTTAAATTAACTCAGCTTTTAGCCATTAGCTATCTTAGCCAAATCCTAGCTAATCTTATCCAAAAACTCCTCACAAATCCCACCAGATTCTAACTAAATCTTTCCAACAATATTTGCTGACATGGCAGCCACCACTATCCTACTGCCATGTGTCTTTATATTCCATCAATTTGTTGTATAATCGAAAGTTTGATAAACTTGTCTTGCAGGGTGCACGTATTAGCATGGGGGAACAGTTGAAGAATCACAGAACTACGGTGTCGCGCATTATCGacatatttggaaagaaaagctTAGCCAAAAATCAATTAAACCAGTGCATATATTCAGTTGGAATGGGCAGCAATGACTACATCAACAATTACTTCATGCCTCAGTATTATACCACCAGTCAAAAATACACCCTTGAGGAATATGCTGATGTTCTTATTAAACAATACACTCGCCAAATACTGGTAATTacttagttaattaattaacacattttattttaatttcagaATGTCATTGGACTGCTTGAACCAACAAAAAGAGTTACAGAGCAACAAGATTAAATACCCTtggtgaattttttattttttattttttataacatATGTTTTAGAGTAGTTcactttttctttcatttgggCTACTTGAGTTCAAACATTACTTCAGCTCAATTAGGTCACAAACAtttgaaattaggtcacaagtaatttaaaaataccttttttttatcaatgccTTTCTTTGTAAAAAAATTGCTGTGAACTAAAACTTAGACATGAAAAAGACTGgtatataaaaagaaatatgTCTTAGATTCTGCACTTGCTTAACACCCCCCAAAcaaattgattattttgtttaatATTATGTTTTTAAAGAGGTTGCACCAGTACGGAGCAAGGAAGGTGGCCTTGGTTGGACTGGGACTAATAGGCTGCACTCCAGATGCAATTAAGACCTATGGCACAAATGGGTCTGCATGTGTGGATATAATGAACAATGCATCCCAAATTTTCAACGGAAAACTTGTTTCTCTTGTGGACGAGCTCAATACCAATCTCACTGACTCACAATTTATCTATATCAACAGTTATGGAATGGGCTCAGGGGACCTTACATTAGCTGGTACGTATTTcagatgtattttttttttgtgtacgACGCCCGTTCTTTAATTTGGTAGATAAATTTTGTGTTAGCCGTTTATTCTTTATGttaaagtcccacatcggtgggtgcAAAAGAAACCAAGGGGTTTAAATTTaccctactctaactaatactgaggccttttgtggtaaaactcCAAACTTGAAGGATTGGACATGTGATAAAattggggacagtatcggtaTCGTTACAGTGGGGTGGGCCCGGTGATCCAAAAAtccaatatggtatcagagcccacaATTCGGGCCTGCTCAAGTCAATGAGTTTGTCACCCATAAGGAAACAAGTTTGAACTCTTAATATAGAAACGACCGCTGAATTCCATTGAAAACAAGTGGGCCCAATGGGAGCCGACCTTTGAGTTTCAATTACTGATGTGGATCTCCACGTGTGAACCACTAAAATGATGTTACAcatgagggggagtgttaaagtcccacatcggtgggtgcAAAAGAAACCAAGGGTTTAAATAGAATTATtctactctaactaataccgaggccttttgtggtaaaactcTACACTTGACGGATTGAGCATGTGGTAAAGTTGAGGACAGTATCGATGTCGTTAGAGTGGGACGGACCCGGCGATTCAAAAATCCAACACTTTATTGAAGAAAGGATGTGGATTTATATCCTCGAGAAGGCATCCATAAAGTGTCCGTGTTTTATTATCCACAATAATATCAAGGGTGAATTAATATGTTATCAATGTAGCATTTCAACACTACGCCTGTTCCATAGCCGAATTATGATACTTAAACTCTCTTTATCTGCCATATATGCTTTGGTTTCACAAGTATTGTAAAAatgatttggatgaaaattaatctattatttaatatttcagGGTTCAAGGTTTTGAATGCTGGGTGCTGTGAAGCAGATGAAGTTGGTCAGTGCATTCCTGATCTAACTCCATGCCAGAATAGGAGTGAATATGTGTTTTGGGACTCATTTCATCCTACTGAGGCCGGCAATTTGATCACTGCGAGCAGAACATACACAGCTTCTGAACCTTCAGACACATATCCTATGGATATGAGTCACTTAGCTGAGCTGCAAATTAATCCTCAAGTCAACGAGATCTAGCTAAGTTAGAAGTATTGCGAATAAAATTCATAAGCGAAAATTCTATGCTGATTCGGAGTATAGATCTTGGTCATTTTAGCTTATGATCTAATAATGGGAATATAGAATACCCTTGAGTAACTAGAAAATCTCAttcagatgaaaaaaaaaaaaacatccttATCATGAGCAATGAATCACGACATTTGTCTCTAGCTAGATAAGATTGTAATTGTAACGTATCATGTGTTGTTTTGGTTTGATCTGGaacaaaattttatgttttacccCAACTCATGAACTATGGGCTGATCCATCCTATGAATCGCCACCTAATTCGTAAAGGAGTTTGACTTTGTCAAATTTAATTCGGCTTGGCCCAGTTTTAAGGGCTGACCTAAATGATGTGTCTATAAGTTTTTTTTGGGAGGGGGGTGTTGGGGGAAGCTATAATAAACATATTTTGAGTAACGACGACATAGGAATCATATATAAACGACACAATAATAACAAAACAACAATACAATAATAATATGATGATAACATGATAAACATTATAAATATTTCTGTAACGAAATGTCATTAATGTTTATGcatgaaatgttttttttattacaagtacaataagtttttttataaaaatttcaaattattcATGAAGAAACATTTGAAAGAACTAGAAAGCAATTTAATAATGAAGTACACCCTTAAGTTTTTGTGCTGAACCTGGTTCACGGGTGCTTCAGTAGGATGCAATGCTGCTGATAAGTGCTTTTGCTATAAACAATTGTGTTATATATGCATGctaggtgttttttttttagaattaatTCAAGTGATTTCAATTGTTCgaaaataaattttgaatttttttttgtttgttaaaatCAAACTAAAATAACAAACGAACTAAACAAAGatatacaaaaaagaaagataaattgCACAAAACTATCTCAACTATTGGTCGCACCACAATCTCATATCTCATGTTTTAAATAtagcaatgtcataccttaatttatgaatttgttgcaatgtcatacctcggttaattaatctattaaattgaccgttaagtgatgacgtggcaaatGTAGGGCCATATTTTGTTGACGTGGCAGCCAACTTGTGCCAACtaataaaaatatgtaattgttagaattattttaatttatttaaaatattatttttaaaaaataagaaaaattcaaGCTCACGACCCTCACCCCACCCAACCCATCCTTCccctcacttctctctctcgcCACACATCATCCCATAACCACCATTTCTGCAAAAGCAATCAAACCCCAATTTCTGAATCATAAAGGCTCAGccaagaaaatcaaagaaagccATGTAATTTACAtcagaggaagaaaaagaaaccaaTTAAGCAAACAAGCAAGAATGAGCCGAGGAGCGAATTTGGGGTAAATGCAGGAAGAGTTGAGGAACAAGAGCTTCTTGACTCTGAATTGGTAGGTGCCATCAATGATGTTGGTTTGGATCTAGAGATTGACAACGATGAAATCCGCCGCATCCGTGTTATTGGTGTGAATGATGTTGGTAGGGATCACGAATTAGGGTTTCTCGGCGGCTAAGAAGGAATTGACGTCTACTTGGCGGGTGAGGTCAAGCTCAGTATGGGTGCAGAGGGCGAGGTTCGTGAAGCCTAGAGATTGGAGCTTGTGGACGATGGCGAAGCCGACGAGGTCGATGTTGCAGCGTGAAAAGGAGAAAGGGATAGAGAATACAGGAGGGAAGGGAAGAGAGATGAGTGGGATGGTGCTTCTGGGTTCAGGCATGACAAGAAAGAAATGGGTGGGATGGTGGTTCTGGGTTATGGGGAAGGAAGGAGATAGGTGGGGTGAGTGTCGTGCtggatttttcttattttgaattttttaaaataatatttaaatgaattaaaataattttaatagtTAAATATTTCTATAAGTTGTTTGACCATTGACACAAGTAGACTGCCACATTAGCAAAATATGGCCTAGTATTgtcacatcatcacttaacggtcaATTTGACAGActaattgtcacagcccgttccaaaatattacattcgtgactgtgaatggacgaaattgcccttaagaaatactaagtatgagaagctcaagttgttaattatctaggttcctaagttttgaaaataaaatggaatttattaaggatggaacttagatttttaggttaaaattttgtggtttggagttggggattggaaaaggaccacgagggatccccacatccctcaatcctctccctattttctgcatactgtctctctctctcctccctcacgaaactctcagttctctctccctctccttcgaactcacacggaccaccacAAAACCACCTTAAACTTCCACCAACGACGGAGTTaagaccaccatcaaactcctggaacctccacgatcacgatggtatccatttcaggtaagttttgcttcggaaaaccctagtttcaaagttcccgtgaagaacactgttcatgatcttcgaattgactttgttttaggtgaaaccaagctcacagtgagcttaaggaagtcccaaggaagctcggagtgcttcgttggcatGAATTGGACGTCGAGATCACCTAGTTCGAAGGTAGGccgatttcttgaatttttgaaagTTTGATCCCGTTGTTTTTAGaccctaaaactagtccaacgtgTTAGTagatgtttagggcttcaatttggtataatcTACGtgaaaaatggatgaaaaacgaaggagaatagcaagtttgaaatttttccagaaaccggcgaacagtcgccggcgaccggcgaatcgccggagaagacagggaatattccgtcagttttgacggaatatgctaacggcgttGACTGACGCCGTTAATTATTAATGGAATATGCTaggatttaacggaatattccctaactgccgttTACTGTGCCGTCAGTGTACACgacacgtggccgcgcgtgggggcgcgtaggtccgtgccacgtcaggcgcgtgggggcgcgtgaggactccaaaaattattttaaaaatatggggatgatcctgaggttgtgtaggtcacggtggtatattcatatacccaatttgagcaatatatgaggagTTATTAACTAAGATTTGGGTTAGGCGTTAAATAACGTCAAATTGGTTACTCTTGTATAGGTGAGGTTTATGCGGGCATCGGGCATGGCCAAGGGATGCTCAGGGACTTACGAGACGTCGATGtattctgtgagtgggcagttttgttttccgtatatatatatacttgacgtttcccagaaattgaattgaaatgaaaatatgtttaaaatgaaatgcatatgagttatgtggaaaaacgggaagtgaaataccatgcataga
Encoded proteins:
- the LOC126586513 gene encoding GDSL esterase/lipase At5g45670-like gives rise to the protein MIAGTARRMWLVSVVVLAVSLWWSGARAEPQVPCYFIFGDSLVDNGNNNQLQSLARADYLPYGVDFGGPTGRFSNGKTTVDVVAELLGFDDFIPPYATARGQDVLKGVNFASAAAGIREETGRQLGDRITFSGQVKNYQNTVSQVVNLLGDEDQAANYLSKCIYSVGLGSNDYLNNYFMPQFYSTGNQFTPEEYADSLIHDYGQQLTILYNYGARKVVLFGIGQIGCSPNELAQNSPDGSSCVQKINSANQIFNSKLKALANEFNTNLADARFIFVDSYGIFQDIISNPAQYGFRVTNAGCCGVGRNNGQITCLPFQTPCQNRDEYLFWDAFHPTEAGNAVIARRAYSAVQASDAYPVDIRRLALL
- the LOC126586512 gene encoding GDSL esterase/lipase At1g29670-like, which gives rise to MAGGTKLLAVVIALSWLSNMQQLVQGKPQVPCFFIFGDSVADPGNNNKLPTLAKVNYKPYGIDFPAGPTGRFCNGRNIVDFLAELLGFENYIPAFASANGTEILQGVNYASGAAGIRKESGKQLGARISMGEQLKNHRTTVSRIIDIFGKKSLAKNQLNQCIYSVGMGSNDYINNYFMPQYYTTSQKYTLEEYADVLIKQYTRQILRLHQYGARKVALVGLGLIGCTPDAIKTYGTNGSACVDIMNNASQIFNGKLVSLVDELNTNLTDSQFIYINSYGMGSGDLTLAGFKVLNAGCCEADEVGQCIPDLTPCQNRSEYVFWDSFHPTEAGNLITASRTYTASEPSDTYPMDMSHLAELQINPQVNEI